The Mycobacterium sp. 050128 nucleotide sequence TGTGGCGTTGATCGCTCGGCACCTCATCGATACCAGTGCAGCAGCACGGATGACGCACCCCGAGGTCGCCGCTCGACTTGCCCCACTCATTGAGGCCGGATTGGTCGCGACCACGGCTCAACTCGACGCCGAGGCGCTCTACAGTGCCCGCAATCCTGCTGACTATGAACAACTCTGGTCAGACCGCCGTGCGGCGTACGAATATCTGCCAACCAATGACGAACACTGGCAGACGGCGCTCGGCGCGCAACGACAGTTGGCAAGCACTGGCCGCCACCGTGCTGTCGGCATGGCCGACCTCCTGATTGCCACCCTCGCCGATGCCCATGACGTGACGCTGATCCACTATGACACCGACTTTGAGATTGCTGCAGAAGTACTACCGTTTCGACACCAATGGGTTCTCGAGCGGGGCACCATCTGAGCACTGCACTACCACTACTTCTTCAAATACACTGGGCCGCAACACAAATATGCAGTGCTCTACTGACAACTCTGCATATTCAACTCCTGCATATTGCGCCGCGCCGGACAGACCATGAGAATTACGCCATCCTCTTGGGGTCCGCCGCGGGATTGCGGTGGCGTCATTGATGATCGCAGCGCAAGAGGAAAATGCGATCCGGCTACGGTTCACGCGTCTCCTTGTCCTCCGGGACGGGTTGGTTCTTCCTGTCGACGAGGTACTGCCACACGAGTGCCAGGGCGGGGTACGGTCCCGGCCTGGAGCGGTGGGCGCCGGAGACCAATGAGATCGGCGGGTACACGTCAAACGAGTCCTCACGGCCGAGCCATGCGCGGCTATTGGGGTCGTACACGCTGGAAATCTCGGTGCTGAATTCCATTTCGGGACTGGTGAATTCGAGCGTCCATTCGCTGGCGATCGATCCTCCGGAGACCTCTGCGTCGATGCGTTGGCCATCGGGTCCGCGAAGTTCGAATGATGTCGGCAGGGCTTCGCCATTCGCTGGCGTAGCAGTGATGCCTGCCCAGTCTGTGATTGTCTCCCACACATCCTGGTAAGCATCCCATTCATCGGCGAACCTTTGGTGCCCGCCTCGGGCGGTGGCGGTGTCGGACTGGCGCGGCTGAAGAAGTTTGCCGTCGACGATGTCGGCGTCGAACGGCACTGTGACGATGCTGTCGTACAGCGTCATCCATTCGTGGACGGTGTTGCCGTCGTTGTTGATCACGTAGCCTTCGGCGCGGACGTCGGCGAGGAGCACGACGGTGTAGGAGACCAGGTCGGTGCCCTCGTCCATGACCTGCAGCGAGACGCCGGCAACATCGACGAGTGCGGCGGCCGGCTCGAGTTCGAAAGTGGGGTCGATGATCTCGTCGAACTTTCGCCGGTCGTCGGTGTCCACTGTGTCAACTGCGATGTCGTCGACGTCGATCCAGGCTGGCGGCGGGCCGTGGCGGTCATCTGCCGCAGCGGCCTCGGTGATGCTTTCAAGGAGCTCATCAATGATCAGTCGGCGAGCGGTGTCGACGGAGTGCTGCGGGTGCACGGGAGGCGAGAGCTTGCCGAACAACTGGTGGGTGGTATTTGCAGAAGGAAAGTCACTGTGACCCAACGCATTTACCGCTGGCCGGAAGTCTTTGTAGTTTTTGGTGAGAAATACAATCTGGTCGGGATCGTTGTCGACGCGGCGTAGCGCATCGCGGACGATCGACGCGTCGACCGCGCCGGTGCGAGTGCCATCCTTGCTGCGTCCGCCGGCGCCTTCGCCGAGGACCTGGTCGCGGATAGCGTCGACAGCGCACTGCCCGTCGAGGTCCAGGACCTCGACATTGGGCATTGCGCGGCACAGTTGGTCGATGTGTGCCGCGACGTCACGGGCTGCCAGGGGTGCAGGTGGCTCCCCGGCGATGGTCAGATCGCCCAGTTTCGTGTACGCGGCCTGCAGCTCCTTGAACGCTTCGAAGGCGTGGACGGCCCACTCGTCGATGACCTGCTGGGGAATCCACAGCTTCACGTCCCGGCGTGCCAGGCGGTCGGCGAGTTTCTCGACGTGATCGGGCTTGAAGTTGCCGGCGCCGAAGAAGCATGTGTCGATCACTGCAGCAACGGGATAGATAGGGGCGGTTGCCGGTTCGGGTTCTGAGCCGTCCTGGTCGGTCACGAGATCATCATTGCACTGCGTGTGTCTGGCACGGCGCCGCGCTGGGGGCCGGTGACTGTGCCCCGATGGTTTGTGCCGGGTGCGCAATGGTGCGCGGTATCCCCGTGGGATGCAAGCATCAAGGCATTTTGACCAAGACTAATCGCGGCGACGGGTGAGGGTCACTGCCCGGTCTCAGAGGATCTGGCGGTCGCGTGGTGGGGAGCGCCGGCCTGATCGAGACACGATGGGGCTGGCCAGTCTCATTTGAGTTGGCGGATCGGCGTCGGCGTCTCATCGCTTCGGATCTTGACGGACCCAGCGGCAGCTGATGGATTCAAGGGACAAGATCTGACCGGCTCGTTTCATACGGAATTCCGACCAACTTGAGTGTCCCGCTCTTTTGCTGTGCGGTGTGATACAGCGGTCGCAAACCACTCTCGCCAGGGGCGGCTCGATAGACTGATTCGATGATGAACGCAGAGGTCAGCGAGAATGGCTTCGACTTTTACTTCGACTATGAGGAGTACCCGCCTATCGGTGGTCCAGGAGGTGATCAGTTCGAAGTTTTCGTAACTCGCTATTACGACCGCACTAAGGGTGACGGGTCAGAGCGGTTGCACGACGATGCTATTACCGGACCCCACAAAGCCAGAGGGAGGACCCTGGACGAG carries:
- a CDS encoding PIN domain-containing protein, giving the protein MALIARHLIDTSAAARMTHPEVAARLAPLIEAGLVATTAQLDAEALYSARNPADYEQLWSDRRAAYEYLPTNDEHWQTALGAQRQLASTGRHRAVGMADLLIATLADAHDVTLIHYDTDFEIAAEVLPFRHQWVLERGTI